A window of Pseudomonadota bacterium genomic DNA:
AGATACGGGTCCAGAATACCCTTCCTGAAATCCGCCTGTTGTTTGCTCCGGTCAAAAAGGACCGGATGGATTTCATCATCGAGAAGGCCACAGAACTGGGCGTCACGCACCTGCAGCCGGTCCTTACGGAGCGCACCCAGGTGGGGCGCGTGAATACAGACCGGCTGCGATCCCAAGCCATCGAGGCCGCCGAGCAGTGCGAGCGCCTGTCCGTCCCGGTCGTGCAGGAACCGGAAGATCTGGCCGCTCTCCTGTCCCGGTGGCCGGCCGGCCAGACCCTGTTTCTGTGCGCCGAGGCTGGAGAATCAGTGCCCCTGGCCAAAGCCTTTGGTGAAGCTCCGCAAGGGCCAGCAACGTTCCTGGTGGGCCCCGAAGGAGGCTTCTCACCGCAGGAGCTGGCCCTTCTGCGGAATCAGCCCTTTGTAATGCCGGTCCATCTTGGACCCAGGATTCTGCGCGCCGAGACAGCTGTGGCCGCTATCCTGTCCTGCTGGCAGGCGATCCGGGGCGACTGGCAATCCGCTCCCCGGCAGAATATCCGAAATATTTGACTCCCGGACCAGACTGGTTATAGTGCGGCCCATTCCCGGGAAAGTGGACGTGCGTGTATAATGTCCCGCCAGACCTGATGGTCATGGACTACCGGGACAACAGCAGTGAGAGAAA
This region includes:
- a CDS encoding 16S rRNA (uracil(1498)-N(3))-methyltransferase, coding for MSDPATRLYVPDLLGPRKTILLDPDRAHFLRHVLRLEDGDTVALFNGRDGEWAGTVHFQGKNSVTVTLQNQIRVQNTLPEIRLLFAPVKKDRMDFIIEKATELGVTHLQPVLTERTQVGRVNTDRLRSQAIEAAEQCERLSVPVVQEPEDLAALLSRWPAGQTLFLCAEAGESVPLAKAFGEAPQGPATFLVGPEGGFSPQELALLRNQPFVMPVHLGPRILRAETAVAAILSCWQAIRGDWQSAPRQNIRNI